One part of the Melospiza melodia melodia isolate bMelMel2 chromosome 3, bMelMel2.pri, whole genome shotgun sequence genome encodes these proteins:
- the C3H1orf198 gene encoding uncharacterized protein C1orf198 homolog: protein MASMAAAIAASRTAVMNGNRPLDERERKRFSYFSSLSPMARKIMAEKERIRERYGPEWERLPPRQQDEIIDKCLVEPHVQARYAAHRGTARPPAQPASYPSLRLNTGQKVVRFGDEDITWQDEHSAPFSWETKSQMEFSVASLSIQEQGGAQLQSEQRPPAKAAPGAQVPKSSQASKPPGPEGLMAPRKEEESSFWKINAERSKFEGDKSEFQSLTPSQIKSMEKGEKPLPSFYRQESAPKEMPKAEKPSTTKAEKPAAPSTPSVSLEWEKPRPTQLPTSSLDDFFLPDPPQDLASSRTNKEDTDGTILTDPQMPGQTSTSNVILKTGFDFLDNW, encoded by the exons ATGGCCTCCATGGCGGCGGCGATCGCCGCTTCCCGCACGGCGGTGATGAACGGGAACCGGCCGCTGGACGAGCGGGAGCGCAAGCGGTTCAGCTACTTCTCCTCGCTGAGCCCCATGGCGCGCAAGATCATGGCGGAGAAGGAGCGGATCCGCGAGCGCTACGGGCCCGAGTGGGAGCGGCTGCCGCCCCGGCAGCAGGACGAGATCATCGACAAGTGCCTGGTGGAGCCGCACGTCCAGGCCCGCTACGCCGCGCACCGCGgcaccgcccgcccgcccgcgcagCCCGCCTCCTACCCCAGCCTGCGCCTCAACACCGGGCAGAAGGTGGTGCGCTTCGGGGACGAG GACATAACTTGGCAAGATGAACACTCAGCTCCGTTCTCCTGGGAAACGAAG AGCCAGATGGAGTTCAGCGTCGCATCTCTCTCCATCCAAGAGCAAGGTGGTGCCCAGCTGCAGAGCGAGCAGAGGCCGCCTGCTAAAGCAGCGCCCGGTGCCCAGGTCCCTAAATCCTCTCAGGCCAGTAAACCCCCTGGCCCTGAGGGGTTGATGGCACCCAGGAAGGAAGAGGAGTCGTCCTTCTGGAAGATAAACGCAGAGCGCTCCAAGTTCGAAGGAGACAAGTCTGAGTTCCAGTCCCTGACCCCCAGCCAGATCAAGTCCATGGAGAAAGGAGAGAAGCCCCTTCCCTCTTTTTACAGACAGGAGTCTGCTCCAAAGGAGATGCCCAAAGCTGAGAAGCCCAGCACAACTAAAGCGGAGAAGCCCGCTGCCCCCAGCACACCCTCTGTGTCTCTCGAGTGGGAGAAACCTCGACCCACCCAGCTCCCCACTAGTTCTCTAGATGACTTCTTTCTTCCTGATCCACCACAGGATCTGGCATCTTCTAGGACAAACAAGGAGGATACTGATGGTACTATACTTACAGACCCACAAATGCCTGGACAG ACTAGTACAAGCAATGTTATCTTGAAGACTGGCTTTGATTTTCTAGACAACTGGTAA